The Lolium rigidum isolate FL_2022 chromosome 1, APGP_CSIRO_Lrig_0.1, whole genome shotgun sequence region cggaaagtttaattaaccccggttaaaccggttttttgcaaaatttcaaagttatttctaagttcaagaagatgcttgtttggtgaaagaaccttgtgctcatacgccaaagaacgcccgagagaaggcaggcagagccaaggcaaaagaaccaagtatgcatcaaattggatgcggaagaaattgagaaatctttgcagtgcaggataaaatcaaaaccaaaagcaaattATGCTAAGACAAACTCATAAatacttagctaccggtataacttaccggcaggaaatgttgtagcacaaccacaggcaaacttaagttttacatcataagccccggcataccggggcagaatttaacggaCATTGTCTTAAGGTAAACAGGGCCAACAGACATAGCAGGCAAAGGTGTCATAAAAGGTCATCGAGGCAGCAGGGGCGTCGGATGGAGCGAGCACCGGCCTCGGCATCATCGGGAGTAGCGCCcgcttcgggagcttccggcggcacgtccccagcagcttcatcttcatctccctcgtcttcttcttcctcatcgccgaggtagtccttgacgccaggaggggtgggatgaaggtgcggacctcggcataTTCGGCAAGCCGGTATGCCCGGTCCCGCGCTTCGCGGTGAGCGCCGGGTCCGTGTCCGTGGGAGCATCCGCGCGCACGCCCGGGAGAGCATCCAAATCGAGAGCGAGGGTACCGGAGCACGCAGAGCGCAGCGCCGTGTCGGCTCCGGCGCGAGCCGCAGAGCATTGCCACTCACGGATCCGGTGCCCGGCATCTTtgagccggttggcggtgagcgtgatgttctccggcagctcctcctcaggccatAACACCTTGAAGATCTGGATGGCGGCGGTTGGCAGGTCGACAAGAAGCCGGTCGACGCAACGCATATGTCGGACCCGCGCTGAGAGGGCGACAAGATggtcgtacccgtcccagtgcgcatCCATGTTGGGAAACTCCCGTGCGATCCGATCCTCCCTCACCTTCTTCACAGCAAAGGCCTGGGATGCCGGGAAGTGCTCTACAGGAAGAAGGGAAAACATAAACACGAGACACCGGAAAGAGTATGTCGGAAAAAACATGTCGGAAAAAGCAAGGAACGAAGATAAATCTTCAAGGAAaaggcttataagcaaaagaaggGGCAAGGCAGAAGCTTACGGAGGGCTAGCGCATCTATCTTCATAACCAACCGATCATACTCCCGGTGATCGGTGGTCATGGTGTCAATAAGACGCtccgctgccttccgcgccttcctttcctcctccagtTCTGCCGTCAAGACGGCGTTGGCGTTCGTGGAGtcctccacaacctccgccagctCGGCCTCCGCCGCTACCCGGGCGTCCTTCAAGGCCCGATCATGCCGGAGCGCGGCTCGTATAGCTTGCTCCTTGAGCTCTCCCGGGCGGTCTTCGGGCCTCCAAGGTGCCTCGTTGTGCTCCTTGAGgagctgctccttttcgcctAAGTACCGGAAAGAAAAGACTTAGCAAGCAAAAGTAGGTGAAATGGAAAAAGGAACAGATTAGCAGAAAAGAAAAGTTGATACCTTGAAGCTTGGCGACTCGGGCCTTCGTGGCCTCGAGACTAGCTTCCGGAACAACCGGTAAACAAAGAATGCGTGAGTTTCAAAGAAGGAAACACTCCGGTGAAAAGGTGCCGGAGGCAAGAGAAACCAAACGAACCTTGGCAAGTGGCCGTGGGCCTCaagcaaggtcccgatgctcccatagaagtTCCTCAAAGAGAATCTTCCGGGCGtcagcggtgctctgttcaaagaaaggcaattgtgagaaagaaacaaactttcaacccgaaactcggggactggcagtgccggtttctttCTAAGCTTttaaaagttttgcgctaagaacaaagttcttaacccaaaactcggggactggcagtgccggtttctttCTAAGCTTttaaaagttttgcgctaagaacaaagttcttaacccaaaactcggggactggcaatgccggtttcatTCTAAGcttttaagataagttttgcgctaagaacaaagttcttaacccaaaactcggggactggcaatgccggtttcatTCTAAGcttttaagataagttttgcgctaagaacaaagttcttaacccaaaactcgggatcggcaatgccggtttcATTCTAAGcttttaagataagttttgcgctaagaacaaagttcttaacccaaaactcgggatcggcaatgccggtttcATTCTAAGcttttaagataagttttgcgctaagaacaaagttcttaacccaaaactcggggactgggagaatagataagatccggaaagaaaagaaaccggcatcaataGAAATTATAAAAGAGAGTTGgtaaaacttaccaccacgttgttggtaGCATCATACCAGGCACTGTCGAACTCTTTCACGGCGCGTTTGAGCCGCGAGAAGTGTTCTTCGGCACACCGAGGCCCAGCAGGGTCCGGTGCTGGAAGGCgatccttccccaagccgcgggtaGAAACGGAGATATCCGCCTCATTCCATTTCTGagcataggggagaaggtgccccaggtccttgcccgcgcgcttcagatcaacaatccggcccaggaggccggtgggcttgtCCTGTGCAGCGAGGGCAGCGGggctgacgtgcagcaccaagtcaCCCGAGCTGCCTGAGCCGGCGCCCTCCACAGCTTTGCCGCGGGAAGCCCCGGGCTTGGAGGAAAGTGGTGATCTTAGGGGTCCCCGACGGCGCCGGTTGCTTGGCCACGGAAGGTCCTTGGCcgggcggcggtgtcggcgtggccttgggaggaggagaaggtaccGGCGCGGAAGCATCCGGCGCGGTAGGCGAAGAGCTtgtccgcttcttcttcttctgggggaggaggaaccaaaggttccgcctgCCCGCATCAGTccggccggcgccgatgttgccggcgccggtgtcttgggtctccgGAGGGGAAATgagttcctcctccgcgcggtgatccggaggtgttggggccgcgcgccccgaacttgtggtgcctcccgaaggggaggcagaggtgttgccggcaccagatagtACCGGACTtgaatgaggaggaggagttgaagtcctcgcggagccggcggagccagcggagccggcagagccaaGCTCAAGTGCAGggctgaaagaaaggaaaaaagaaacaagttggaaaaaagcaaccggagaagaactcGGCGGAAACAAAGAGAGTAAAAAGAgataaaacttacccggaagacatcggcatccgccTCTGCTTGTAGCGCTTGGCGCCGACTTGCTTCCCGCCAATGACCTCAGTCCGAGGGCGCTTGCCGGAAGAGGCACGGCTGGGGCCGGCATCAGCAGCCGGAGGATCGCTCTTCCGGCCTTCGGCCATGAGGTTGTCCAGAACTCGTCCCCCACCTCGGCTTGCGGCGGAGCCACATGCTCATGAACCCGTGGTTTGTTGCCGGCCGAGGGAAGATCTACGGATTGGAAGTAACGAAAAGGGTATAAGAAAACGAACAGGAAAACTACCTCAAGTATGGTCGGGTCATCTGGACGAACCAGcaggttccggcggagacttgccgaggcgggaagccggagtccggcccatccttaGATCCAGCCAATGAATGACAGGATCCGGATCGTACTTGTCCAGGGGCCTCTTCGTTTAGGGCCTCGCCGGTCGAATCAATCCGGGGAAGCGGGCCTTGGCCTcgaaaacaaaggaaaaagaaagattaAACACAAGTACTAAAGTTACCGCTAACGCGACCGGAACCGCTTATCGTCTTACATCTTCGGACGGAGGGTTCCGGCGCCGAGGgggcaaaggccccactcccaaTCATTTGGCATGTCGGCTTGGCAAATCCGACTAGCCTTAAGAGCCACGTCCTCCTTGCTCGTGGccaagccggtgatcttggtgggatcaccgggccgtacatctcactaatTTTGTGAGCGCGCcgctggaggggaagcacccggcggccgatgaaggcgcggatgatatcatcggagcagatgttggtgtcccgCATCAACCCCCgcatgaagcgcaccacccggttcgtctcggcaTGATCCCTTCCGGGGTTGTACCGCCAATTGGTCTTGgtcggcggcgccggattgaatgCCGGCAGGTTGATGAGGTCCTCGTTGCCCGCATTCCTCACATAGAAGAATGTCGTCTCGCCAcaagcggcaagactcgaggccattgaacttaaaaggggctcccttggcgggagccgataatgcaagacccgcattgaacggggggtttgggggcaggaatgtccttgccctggaccgaattgatccgaagagagaaaaaacgggcaaacgtctcgcgagcgggacggatgccaatgtagccctccatgaaggccacaaagcaagaaaggtaaaagacggcattgccgggaagatgatgaggttggaggcGATAGAAGTCGAGGATTTGGCGAAAGAAAtctgaggcaggaaggccgagccacgctcaaagtgagcaaggaaaacaacggcctcaccgggttcgagcaccggttgaATTTCGCCGCGAGGAAGTCGGCagatgactccttccggaatcctcctggaccggtagagccagtcgatctcgtattgggtcacgtcggaacctctccaggctccgcgtgtcttgtcttttccggaggcccggctagatgtgccGGCCTCTTGCTTCCGGCTGGATGCCTGGCCCATCCGGGCAAGGTCGCTCGGCTAGCCCGTCGGAGGCGTTGCTATCTTGAGTACTAGAAGTGGCGGCAGGGAGAGATCCCTCGCTAGACATGGAGATCTAGAAGACGCCGAAATCTACCGAGAAACACTTTTCCCCGAACGAACccacgcgcgaagatctacgagtaagaggaaaagcaaaacaaagagcgaataaatactctaccgtccCAAGATCCAAAGTGCAAGAAGAAAGGGGTAAAGGCGCATCGAACCTAACCTGGGGCGGCGGAGTTGCGAAGAAAGAAGTTCGCTGGAGAAACGGCGAGCCTGCGGccggcgaggaagtccgtcggcggcgaggcgaaGAAGTGCTTGAGGAAAGGCAAATGCGGCGGGCTCGGCGGAGTCGCTGCCGAGGATCTCCGCgcagcgaagtccggcggagcggaggcgtgagttcgccgggcgacggGCACGAACGAGCGGCGGAGGACGAAGAGCGGCGGAGAGCACGGAGGCGAAGAACTCTGTGCGCAAGGAgtggggaatgcgaagaagatggagagagagcggcggttgcgcttataaagaagaagggaaatgggctggaaaccgctgggccgcggcggttcgcctcgcggcccacggcggttcgcgtcatgggccgccacgtgtcaAGGGGATACACGCAAAAAGACCGAAGGCCACACGGGAGCGCACAGAGATCTggaacggctagtgggatccgctgcgctgcattaaatgagcgcgcgggagtcgaaacgaaatgacaactgacactggcgcgccagtcacagtgcgcatgtctctgtcaggcgcggggcccgagatattctcgacttcgccgaggaagcgttTAATGGTTAAGCTACCGGAAGATAAGATACCGGGGCATGAATTAAAGAGAAAAGATGAGGaggatccgggcaaagatgccggatccgaaCGTGGCGCCGGATGAACCAAACCGGTATCAAAGACATAGGAACTCGGCATGGTctcgttggataggatccgccggactataccagcttcggggactaatgttgggggatgaccccggtatgccaaaggcatgccaaaccggatggtttaagccATCGCTGTACCGGCTTgatgttcatgccggagtctaagataggcgtttggctgaacgAGTTAggccggtatcctcataagagggataccggaaTTGGATATaaaagataccgggccaccggaaggaagggcttgtcggcaaagctggtcaaagattctctccggagctagaagacaaggatgagctaagcaaagtaacttttgacCAAGGGATGACGATAaagggaaggatgacggtcaaagaagccggaggacgtcagcgccccgattaaagaggactccggtgtcatctacgattaaagtagctttgtaaagtagctttgtaaagtagtttgtccagatcaaagatgccattagggttccttgcactgtaagccaccctctcccctatataaggagagggggcagccctccttacGGGCACGAGGTATGTACGTGTGTGTGTATGAAGAGGAAGCTTGTAACTTGTGTGAATCTATGAACATGGCGATCTAgagggagttcttccttgtgtctttcttcttcaacctctggccctggccaagttcttgaggaaaccatccggaacctcttcccacctgatcgcaaaccctcccccgaatcctcttgcgtccattcggccccaatctaagccatcctatggcatctgtctgttcacaacGACGACAAGTAAGAATCACACAATGAAACCAacagatgtcatattcatgttgctCTAAATAGTCCTTCAAGATTCATCAGCAAAATCCTGACATTGGAGTGTCAACTCTGTTTTCTCTGCCTCGTTAGCATGCGATGCAAGTTCTGATAATCCATCTCTAGTCTGTTATCAGTTCCCCTCATCTAATCCAGTAATGTCCTTGTTAGGTTTCTCATCTTCAACTTTGAATTCTTTGAATCCAAAGCGATATTCAAGTAGTTCCTTACGATCAGGTGGGGAAACTAAAACATTCATAGTTGATTTTCCTCTCCAGCAAACAATGGCAATTGTGGAGGGATCCATGGCTACGGAATCGGCATCTTGATGCCCTGAAATATTGCCAAGATTAAAATTACCGTAAGTCATGAGTTCTGCCAGGTTCACATAGAGCATGATTTTACCTTCACGCAGCACTACAACACAGCAACCAGGCATCAACGATGAAGCTTCCTCCCCAAATCTAGCATCAGTAAAATGAGCAAAGTTAATGGTCCTGCATTGTAAAAGTTGTTGGAAATCCACTGGAGAAGCACATAGTATTCGCTTCCTCATGTATGGGAAGAGCAATGACAGCCCCTCATAAGATAGCCTATATGCACATGAACAACCATCCTTTGACCTATGTCTTTCCTGAAAGCAAACATAAAAACAGAACTGGCTTATTGTTTAGGTTATAAAGAAATTGCATGCTTTTTCCATAAAAATGCATTTATTCCTGGTAATGGATCAAACATCAAATTAAACAGCCTGATTGGAGCACTTACAAACATCTTTACGCCAACAGAAGCAATTTTAATCTGCTCGCCAACTTGTACATTCAGTTCCAAAATTTCCTGTACCGATTTTGATATGTAGTATATTCTCCTTGCATTATCAGTACTTCTTGTCACCAGACGACCTTCGAGTGAAAACGTTTCCTCAATACCAAAGAAAGATACTATATTTTTAATCACGGCATCATCCTCAAAAAACAGCACAGGGTCAATCCCTTTCCACTTGTACTGGCAGTCCAACTTCTTTGTTCCATGACTTATATCACCTGATTTTGTTTGACTATGTTTTACATCATCAGTCTCCATTTTAGCTCCAATTAAGTTATTATGCTTTGAAGTTTGGTTGTCCACACTTAATTTTTTCTGCTCAACAGGCAATTTGTTATCACCACGAACTTCAGAAACAATTCCATGCTGATGCATCATTTTTTTTACAGGTGCAGTTATTTCTGGTTGATATTGTTCCTGAAGTCCCACAGTCCTCGTTGTTGAGAGCGGGTGCTCAGTTTTTCCCACCTCGGTCATCTGGCTCTCTGAAAGAATGTCGAGAAAACATTTAAGCGCATCTATGATAGTAGATATCAGTAAATCAGAGCACatggaaatgtttatgaaatgcaAAATTAACTTGTGCAAAAGCAACTAAACATGATATTACCATTTAATGGAGATAGTTTATGAATAACTGCAATAAAAAATGCTCCACCATCTTGGTCATGCGGAATGATTCTCATGCATCGACTGAGAGGAGATTTTGAGCCCACACTGTTCGAAGTATAATCTGAACTTTGAGTGGAAATACTAGTTGAAACTCCACCAGTATCACAATTAACATTGCTCATTTCTTCGATTTTGAAATTTCTTGAGAAGCTCGTACTGTACTCCAATTTGGCATCAACGTTGTTATACACTACATgaccttcatacttgcttttACTTGAAGGAAACATACTCGGCAGTATTACATTCTTTCTATCGTGAGAAACATCTTCATGTGTCTGCCACCAAGATCCTCTATCATTAACCTGCAAAGTTCACAAGAGCAAACACTGGGAAAAGCAGAATGGAAGAACAAAGTTTCTAGTATGCAGTGTCTCCCAGTATATATTAACTGTTCAACTGGACACCAAACAGAAAAAAGTTGAATTTGAGAATATCATAGTTAGCAGAAATAAGAGGTACCACTTTGGGACAGACGGAGCAAATTAGATTTTTGTTTACAAAAATAGAAGCAGAGTTGTTGTGATTGAACAAGCACCTATCTTGTGGACAGAACAGAGAGAAAATAGAATATCAAGAGATAAGTCATGAAATAGATATGTGTGTACTGACCTTCCAAGTGCTAAGTCCAGGACGGCGGACCAATTCTGGTAGCTCTTTAGAAACATCAAGTAGTTCAACAGAGTTTCCACTTCTCCGAAGAAGCTACATAAATTATTTAATATAAGAAAAAAATTATAATGAAAGATCAGCACAGAAAAATTCTACACATAACCAGATTTTGAGATACTATATAAAGGCAGTAAAATACGCAGAAAACAACCAATTGCTTTAGTGATCAGCAAGAAAACTGTCATTTGCAATATATATAGAACCTTGTGATTAGGCAATACAGATGGGCTTATGCCCCTTGTTTGGACTAGTGAGCACGTTAATCAAACATCATTTTGAGCTTATTCTATGAGGTGCATTACTAGGTCCAATTCTGCTTCGGTATAAGACATATAAAGCAACCTAGAAAGAAAACCAAAGGTAAATATGCACAGATTTGGCTCATTCTCAGTCTAAAACTAGTAAAAGATACTAAAAGCTTCTTGCTCAACAGTTTAGCGGTAGAATCCATAATGTATGAAAGTTCCTGGAATTCATCAAGTACCTCAGCTACAACAGCTTCATTTTCAATAGGA contains the following coding sequences:
- the LOC124685168 gene encoding RNA cytosine-C(5)-methyltransferase NSUN2-like isoform X2; translated protein: MTSGDLWSVSEYGEDFISPLTWYPGNLAWRLNFSRKQLRKTEALESFHEFLKHESEVGNITRQEAVSMVPPLFLNVQPDHHILDMCAAPGSKTFQLLEMIHQSKEPGLLPRALVIANDFKAQRCDLLIHNTKRMCTANLIVTNHDAQNFPSCSLAKEHSETEKDHHKPQRLEFDSVLCDVPCSGDGTIRKSHDMWRKWNSSMGNEFHLLQVNIAMRGIALLKVGGRMVYSTCSMNPIENEAVVAELLRRSGNSVELLDVSKELPELVRRPGLSTWKVNDRGSWWQTHEDVSHDRKNVILPSMFPSSKSKYEGHVVYNNVDAKLEYSTSFSRNFKIEEMSNVNCDTGGVSTSISTQSSDYTSNSVGSKSPLSRCMRIIPHDQDGGAFFIAVIHKLSPLNESQMTEVGKTEHPLSTTRTVGLQEQYQPEITAPVKKMMHQHGIVSEVRGDNKLPVEQKKLSVDNQTSKHNNLIGAKMETDDVKHSQTKSGDISHGTKKLDCQYKWKGIDPVLFFEDDAVIKNIVSFFGIEETFSLEGRLVTRSTDNARRIYYISKSVQEILELNVQVGEQIKIASVGVKMFERHRSKDGCSCAYRLSYEGLSLLFPYMRKRILCASPVDFQQLLQCRTINFAHFTDARFGEEASSLMPGCCVVVLREGHQDADSVAMDPSTIAIVCWRGKSTMNVLVSPPDRKELLEYRFGFKEFKVEDEKPNKDITGLDEGN
- the LOC124685168 gene encoding RNA cytosine-C(5)-methyltransferase NSUN2-like isoform X1, whose amino-acid sequence is MIALRTPVSLRHLVVAGGQRNQCIGGDRKRGRAQRRHFTGALESLWRHGPHPCRPQAPAAAARRGSDASWQPPVLENAAFEEYYKEQQIVREEEWDAFMSVLRKPLPATFRINASCRFLGDICSKLENDFRRSLECEVSEYGEDFISPLTWYPGNLAWRLNFSRKQLRKTEALESFHEFLKHESEVGNITRQEAVSMVPPLFLNVQPDHHILDMCAAPGSKTFQLLEMIHQSKEPGLLPRALVIANDFKAQRCDLLIHNTKRMCTANLIVTNHDAQNFPSCSLAKEHSETEKDHHKPQRLEFDSVLCDVPCSGDGTIRKSHDMWRKWNSSMGNEFHLLQVNIAMRGIALLKVGGRMVYSTCSMNPIENEAVVAELLRRSGNSVELLDVSKELPELVRRPGLSTWKVNDRGSWWQTHEDVSHDRKNVILPSMFPSSKSKYEGHVVYNNVDAKLEYSTSFSRNFKIEEMSNVNCDTGGVSTSISTQSSDYTSNSVGSKSPLSRCMRIIPHDQDGGAFFIAVIHKLSPLNESQMTEVGKTEHPLSTTRTVGLQEQYQPEITAPVKKMMHQHGIVSEVRGDNKLPVEQKKLSVDNQTSKHNNLIGAKMETDDVKHSQTKSGDISHGTKKLDCQYKWKGIDPVLFFEDDAVIKNIVSFFGIEETFSLEGRLVTRSTDNARRIYYISKSVQEILELNVQVGEQIKIASVGVKMFERHRSKDGCSCAYRLSYEGLSLLFPYMRKRILCASPVDFQQLLQCRTINFAHFTDARFGEEASSLMPGCCVVVLREGHQDADSVAMDPSTIAIVCWRGKSTMNVLVSPPDRKELLEYRFGFKEFKVEDEKPNKDITGLDEGN